From Primulina huaijiensis isolate GDHJ02 chromosome 15, ASM1229523v2, whole genome shotgun sequence, one genomic window encodes:
- the LOC140958914 gene encoding uncharacterized protein has translation MAISRSSLSLLLAILSLISLGESRSDTNNVYSPCADASVQRSDGFTFGIAFADRSAFFVNASVQLSPCDHRLSLSNSQLAAFRPKVDEISLLTINTSNFMPDSVGGYMVAFAGRKYAARSIPAFVANNTYIVTSFTLVLEFKKGRLENLFWKRDGCASCKGQSSFVCLNNQDCAIKYGDCKNRGGPVDCSIAIQLAFSGTDKHQTVFNSWYEVSNLRQYSLVNLYSSLRDSLTSQYNRFI, from the exons ATGGCGATTTCGAGATCATCGTTGAGCTTACTTTTGGCGATTTTAAGCTTAATCTCGTTGGGAGAATCGAGAAGTGATACAAACAACGTGTACTCTCCTTGTGCCGACGCGTCGGTTCAGAGATCCGACGGATTTACTTTTGGAATAGCGTTTGCGGACAGATCCGCTTTCTTTGTCAACGCCTCCGTTCAGCTTTCTCCGTGCGATCACCGCCTCTCACTGTCTAACTCACAGCTCGCCGCCTTCCGTCCCAAAGTCGACGAGATCTCCCTCCTCACTATCAATACCTCCAACTTCATGCCG GATTCTGTCGGAGGCTATATGGTGGCATTTGCGGGTCGAAAATATGCTGCAAGGTCAATCCCTGCTTTTGTCGCGAATAACACCTACATCGTGACCAGTTTTACTCTG GTTCTTGAATTCAAAAAAGGGAGACTGGAAAACTTGTTCTGGAAAAGAGACGGTTGTGCTTCATGTAAGGGTCAATCCAGCTTCGTCTGCCTAAACAATCAAGACTGTGCCATAAAATATGGCGATTGTAAAAACCGAGGGGGGCCTGTAGACTGTAGCATTGCCATACAACTAGCATTCTCCGGCACGGACAAGCACCAAACCGTTTTCAACTCGTGGTATGAGGTTAGCAACCTTCGACAATATTCCCTCGTTAACCTTTATTCCAGTCTCAGGGACTCCCTCACCAGCCAATACAACAGATTCATCTAG
- the LOC140958913 gene encoding myosin-binding protein 7 — protein sequence MESKSSPPSASLVKCCDCDCSCSVMNRSLSGTYLRSVKRKYDDFEEETEFKIPGFVIPQNARVEIGNECAALRETVSSQQVTIQDLISELEEERNASSSAANEAMSMILRLQREKAEIQMEARQFKRYAEEKMAHDQQETLALEELLYKREQTIQSLTCEVQAYRHRMMSYGLTEAEADGEKGMSRNNSMIENLEGQLEIPPYEIYPPLKCYSQAYVDGNDEAGDIEKYAFGETPRSRDQLKDLEYRINQLEKSPRTIQPDGDYSSTKNVFEKVIVGQSPRRPRHLRKFSTDSSNSLFVMSKETYPDFTTDSPNYVGSFKKTEFSRIDNLKKVGNASEIGDDMSDRVYTIDSVHQEASLNGVMGLKTSVALGDDFMMTPRESPSYSRIRDIEIQKLYARLHALEADRESMRQAIISMGTDKAQMVLLKEIAQNLCKEMLPGKSMPARKPSVVDSFSFISIFKWVTSFVFWRRKTHKCRHMFGLSANNAGLLVLLERGPRGRQWKPVSRIRL from the exons ATGGAGTCTAAGAGCTCGCCCCCCTCAGCCAGCCTGGTCAAATGTTGTGACTGCGATTGTAGCTGTTCGGTGATGAACAGGTCTCTTTCAGGGACCTATCTCCGTTCTGTGAAGCGCAAGTATGATGATTTCGAGGAAGAAACTGAGTTCAAGATCCCAGGGTTTGTTATACCGCAAAATGCACGTGTGGAGATAGGAAATGAATGTGCGGCACTGCGTGAAACAGTCAGCAGTCAGCAGGTTACCATTCAGGACCTAATTTCAGAGTTGGAGGAGGAGAGGAATGCTTCATCTTCAGCTGCCAATGAGGCCATGTCTATGATTCTGAGGTTGCAGCGGGAAAAGGCAGAGATTCAGATGGAGGCTAGACAATTTAAAAGGTATGCGGAGGAGAAAATGGCCCATGATCAGCAGGAGACATTGGCACTGGAGGAATTGTTGTATAAGAGGGAGCAAACCATCCAGTCACTAACGTGTGAGGTGCAGGCTTATAGACACAGGATGATGAGTTATGGTCTCACAGAAGCTGAGGCTGATGGAGAGAAGGGTATGAGCAGAAATAATAGCATGATTGAAAACCTAGAAGGGCAACTTGAGATTCCTCCTTATGAGATTTATCCTCCTCTGAAGTGCTATTCGCAGGCTTATGTGGATGGCAATGATGAAGCTGGTGACATTGAGAAATATGCCTTTGGAGAAACTCCACGTTCTCGAGATCAATTAAAGGACTTGGAGTATCGAATCAATCAATTGGAGAAAAGTCCTAGGACCATTCAACCTGATGGGGACTATAGTAGCACAAAAAATGTGTTTGAAAAGGTAATAGTTGGTCAATCTCCTAGGCGACCTAGGCATCTCAGAAAATTCTCAACTGACAGCTCAAATTCACTTTTTGTGATGAGTAAAGAAACATACCCTGATTTTACCACCGACTCTCCAAATTATGTTGGTAGTTTCAAAAAGACGGAATTTTCTCGCATCGATAATTTAAAGAAAGTGGGTAATGCTTCAGAAATTGGTGATGACATGAGTGACAGGGTTTACACAATTGATTCTGTTCATCAGGAGGCTTCATTGAATGGCGTCATGGGCCTAAAGACTTCAGTTGCACTTGGTGATGACTTTATGATGACTCCAAGGGAGTCACCCAGCTATTCTCGCATTAGAGATATAGAGATTCAGAAGCTGTATGCGAGGCTTCATGCTCTTGAGGCTGATAGAGAATCAATGAGGCAGGCCATTATTTCCATGGGCACCGATAAAGCACAGATGGTATTGTTGAAAGAGATAGCTCAGAACTTGTGTAAAGAAATGCTGCCAGGAAAAAGCATGCCAGCCAGGAAACCATCAGTGGTTGACAGTTTCTCCTTCATATCAATATTTAAG TGGGTAACATCTTTTGTTTTCTGGagaagaaaaacacataaatgCAG GCACATGTTTGGATTATCAGCCAATAATGCAGGCTTGCTTGTGCTTTTAGAGCGAGGACCTCGTGGGAGGCAGTGGAAACCTGTATCACGTATACGCTTGTGA